One segment of Niabella beijingensis DNA contains the following:
- a CDS encoding Uma2 family endonuclease, whose amino-acid sequence MGATMAQKKYQPPPRTAMEVYEMLPEGTLAEVIDNVLYMSPAPTFEHQQLLADLFTEINLHVKKQNLGICVFSPIDVYLGSNNAVQPDIVFIANENRSIIQGGKVKGAPDLIVEVLSGNKKHDLQLKKNLYETFGVKEYFIVNPADKEVVTYYADGSKFILQESRKGKIKSKLLRKTISF is encoded by the coding sequence ATGGGAGCTACAATGGCACAAAAAAAATACCAACCTCCGCCAAGAACCGCTATGGAAGTATATGAAATGCTTCCGGAAGGAACCCTTGCGGAAGTCATCGATAATGTACTTTATATGTCACCCGCACCAACCTTTGAACACCAACAGCTACTTGCAGATTTATTTACAGAAATAAACCTCCATGTAAAAAAGCAGAATTTGGGCATATGCGTCTTTTCACCGATAGACGTTTACCTGGGCAGCAATAATGCCGTGCAACCGGATATCGTTTTTATTGCAAATGAAAACCGCTCTATCATTCAGGGCGGTAAAGTAAAAGGTGCGCCTGACCTGATAGTGGAGGTGTTGTCGGGCAACAAAAAACACGACCTGCAACTGAAGAAAAACTTATACGAAACCTTTGGCGTTAAAGAGTATTTTATCGTGAACCCTGCTGATAAAGAAGTAGTCACTTATTATGCTGATGGCAGTAAATTCATTTTACAGGAAAGCAGGAAGGGGAAAATCAAATCAAAACTGCTGCGTAAGACGATCTCCTTCTGA
- a CDS encoding deoxyhypusine synthase family protein: protein MSKGPVSQFIEHHYRHFNAAALMDAAKGYVTHLEEGGKMMITLAGAMSTAELGISLAEMIRQDKVQIISCTGANLEEDVMNLVAHSHYKRVPNYRDLTPKEEWELLENHYNRVTDTCIPEEEAFRRLQQHLVKQWTEAEAKGERYFPHEFLYKTVLSGELEQYYEIDPKDSWIIAAAEKNIPIVVPGWEDSTTGNIFASYVIKGELKASTVKSGIEYMAWLADWYRNNSAGKGVGFFQIGGGIAGDFPICVVPMMYQDLEWHDVPFWSYFCQISDSTTSYGSYSGAVPNEKITWGKLDIDTPKYIIESDATIVAPLVFAWILGW from the coding sequence ATGAGCAAAGGACCTGTTTCTCAATTTATTGAACATCATTACAGACACTTTAATGCTGCGGCCCTGATGGATGCTGCCAAAGGCTATGTTACCCATCTTGAAGAAGGGGGCAAAATGATGATCACCCTTGCCGGGGCGATGAGCACTGCCGAACTGGGCATTTCTCTGGCAGAAATGATCCGCCAGGATAAAGTACAGATCATCTCCTGCACCGGCGCCAACCTGGAAGAGGATGTGATGAACCTTGTGGCACATTCACACTACAAACGTGTTCCCAACTACCGCGACCTGACACCAAAAGAAGAATGGGAACTGCTGGAGAACCATTACAACCGGGTGACCGATACCTGTATCCCGGAAGAAGAAGCCTTCCGCCGGTTGCAGCAACACCTGGTAAAGCAGTGGACGGAAGCAGAAGCAAAAGGAGAACGTTATTTTCCGCATGAATTTTTATATAAAACCGTGTTAAGCGGCGAGCTGGAACAATACTATGAGATCGATCCCAAAGACAGCTGGATCATCGCTGCCGCAGAAAAAAATATCCCGATCGTAGTACCGGGCTGGGAAGACAGCACCACCGGGAATATTTTTGCCAGCTATGTCATTAAAGGAGAACTGAAAGCCAGCACCGTTAAAAGCGGTATCGAATACATGGCCTGGCTGGCCGACTGGTACCGGAACAACAGTGCTGGCAAAGGCGTGGGCTTTTTCCAGATCGGCGGTGGTATTGCCGGTGACTTCCCCATCTGCGTGGTGCCCATGATGTACCAGGACCTGGAATGGCACGACGTACCCTTCTGGAGCTATTTCTGCCAGATCAGTGACAGCACTACTTCTTATGGTTCGTACTCCGGTGCGGTTCCCAATGAAAAGATCACCTGGGGTAAGCTGGACATCGACACCCCTAAATACATTATTGAAAGCGATGCTACCATTGTGGCACCGCTGGTATTTGCCTGGATCCTGGGCTGGTAG
- a CDS encoding M28 family peptidase produces MIKPFLAAAAVCIATTGMAQKKADPSVFAKSITTQDLKKHLSIVASAEMEGRNTPSPGLEKTAEYITAQFKAMGLAPGNNGSYRQTYQLKKDSLTALELTIDGIKFEAFKDVAPLYTNNEDIQLKYDEYAFVGYGIVDNNRDDYTGLDVKGKLVVLVSGTPKGFTPSQQGRMASTSMSSKIRNAWQKGAAAVFITTENIPPFTKNTVGYKPDWENETGPKEAPVFFIGSNVVEKVSNHSYAEMKEALDNGQVTLQMNQAPVTLNYKLQNDKATASNVLGVIEGTDKKDEYLFITAHYDHVGKDAEGNIYYGADDDGSGTVSVLEMAQAFALAKKAGKGPRRTIVFMTVSGEEKGLWGSEYYSEHPVFPLDKTTADLNIDMIGRVDTERETADTLNYIYVIGHDKLSTDLPVINEDMNNKYTKLVLDYKFDDPNDQERIYYRSDHYNFARKGVPILFFYDGMLKADYHKPTDTIEKINFPLMAKRAQMIFYTAWEMANRDEMLKRDLKLPEQAQ; encoded by the coding sequence ATGATAAAGCCTTTTTTAGCAGCAGCAGCTGTTTGTATTGCAACCACCGGAATGGCTCAGAAAAAAGCGGACCCTTCTGTTTTTGCAAAGTCGATCACTACCCAGGACCTGAAAAAGCACTTAAGCATTGTAGCAAGTGCAGAGATGGAAGGGCGTAATACACCCTCCCCCGGTCTGGAAAAGACGGCCGAGTATATTACCGCGCAATTTAAAGCAATGGGACTGGCACCGGGCAATAACGGCAGCTACCGGCAAACCTACCAGCTGAAAAAAGATTCATTGACCGCACTGGAACTGACCATTGACGGGATAAAGTTTGAAGCATTCAAAGATGTGGCACCCCTGTATACCAATAATGAAGACATACAGCTGAAGTATGATGAATATGCTTTTGTCGGATACGGGATTGTAGACAATAACCGGGATGATTATACCGGTCTGGATGTAAAAGGGAAACTGGTGGTGCTTGTTTCAGGTACACCCAAAGGATTTACCCCCTCCCAGCAGGGAAGGATGGCGTCTACTTCAATGTCCTCAAAGATCCGGAATGCCTGGCAAAAAGGTGCCGCCGCGGTATTTATAACTACGGAAAATATCCCTCCTTTTACAAAGAATACAGTGGGCTATAAGCCCGACTGGGAAAATGAAACAGGCCCAAAGGAAGCCCCCGTTTTTTTTATCGGCAGCAATGTGGTTGAAAAAGTAAGCAACCATAGCTATGCTGAAATGAAGGAAGCTTTGGATAACGGACAGGTGACCTTGCAGATGAACCAGGCGCCCGTTACACTTAACTACAAGCTGCAAAATGACAAGGCCACTGCTTCCAATGTGCTGGGTGTGATTGAGGGTACCGATAAAAAAGATGAATACCTTTTTATAACCGCCCACTATGATCATGTGGGAAAAGATGCAGAGGGAAATATTTATTATGGCGCAGATGATGACGGATCCGGGACCGTGAGTGTACTGGAAATGGCGCAAGCCTTTGCCCTGGCCAAAAAAGCGGGTAAGGGTCCTCGGAGAACCATTGTATTTATGACCGTAAGCGGTGAGGAAAAAGGGCTCTGGGGATCGGAATATTATTCAGAGCATCCTGTTTTTCCGCTGGATAAGACCACTGCCGACCTGAATATTGATATGATCGGGCGCGTGGACACGGAAAGAGAAACTGCCGACACGCTGAACTATATTTATGTGATCGGGCACGACAAGCTGAGCACGGATCTGCCGGTGATCAATGAAGACATGAATAATAAGTATACCAAACTGGTGCTGGATTATAAATTTGATGATCCCAATGATCAGGAGCGGATCTATTACCGCAGCGATCATTATAATTTTGCACGCAAAGGGGTTCCCATTCTTTTCTTTTATGACGGGATGCTGAAAGCGGATTATCACAAACCAACGGATACCATTGAGAAGATCAATTTTCCGCTGATGGCTAAAAGAGCGCAGATGATCTTTTACACCGCCTGGGAAATGGCCAACAGGGATGAGATGCTGAAGCGGGACCTGAAGCTGCCGGAACAGGCACAATAA
- the rpiB gene encoding ribose 5-phosphate isomerase B: METTFDLTKPVAIGSDHAGFEYKQYVISFLEGKGLAFKDFGAHSTESADYPDFAHPVAAAVESGEYAFGILLCGSGNGVAITANKHQGVRAALCWDKEIAELARKHNNANVLCIPARFIPEDVAEVMVEAFIATEFEGGRHENRVSKISCG, encoded by the coding sequence ATGGAAACAACATTTGATCTTACAAAACCCGTGGCCATTGGCAGCGACCATGCGGGGTTTGAGTACAAGCAATATGTCATTTCCTTCCTGGAAGGAAAGGGGCTTGCATTTAAGGATTTTGGAGCGCACTCTACAGAGTCGGCCGATTACCCCGATTTTGCACATCCGGTTGCGGCGGCGGTAGAAAGCGGGGAATATGCCTTTGGCATCCTGCTTTGCGGAAGCGGCAACGGGGTTGCCATTACGGCCAATAAGCACCAGGGAGTAAGGGCCGCGCTGTGCTGGGATAAGGAGATCGCCGAGCTGGCGCGCAAGCACAATAATGCGAATGTGCTGTGCATCCCGGCCCGCTTTATCCCGGAAGATGTTGCCGAGGTGATGGTGGAAGCCTTTATTGCTACCGAATTTGAAGGCGGCCGTCATGAGAACCGGGTATCCAAAATAAGCTGCGGATAA
- the tatC gene encoding twin-arginine translocase subunit TatC, producing MALLDFLKKRSGGEDEMSFIDHLEILRWHLIRSVIAVVICAILVFMFSNFFVDDIIFGPTRGDFISVEWLCKIGQKVGIGDGLCFKSEPRFQETTMTGQFIASFTVAFVGGFILAFPYIFWEIWRFVRPALSDKERKGTSGIIVWVSILFFLGVAFGYFILTPLMVNFYFNYKLSAQIEIIPTFSDYLENVIYTTVGIGVLFQLPLLVLLLAKSGILTGTVLKKYRRHAFVVILIAAAIITPTTDPFSLAVVTAPLYILFEVSVALASKIERRNKLENPQEWS from the coding sequence ATGGCTTTACTGGATTTTTTAAAGAAAAGGAGTGGTGGTGAGGATGAGATGTCCTTTATAGATCACCTGGAAATTTTAAGGTGGCATTTGATACGCAGCGTGATCGCTGTGGTGATCTGCGCGATCCTTGTTTTTATGTTTTCCAATTTTTTTGTGGATGACATTATTTTCGGCCCTACGCGAGGTGATTTTATTTCCGTGGAGTGGCTCTGTAAAATCGGCCAAAAAGTAGGAATCGGCGATGGGCTTTGCTTTAAAAGCGAACCCCGTTTCCAGGAAACTACCATGACCGGTCAGTTCATAGCTTCGTTTACCGTAGCATTTGTAGGTGGGTTTATACTGGCTTTCCCGTATATCTTCTGGGAGATCTGGCGCTTTGTAAGGCCGGCGTTGTCCGACAAAGAGCGGAAGGGTACCTCCGGCATCATTGTTTGGGTATCCATATTGTTTTTTTTAGGGGTGGCTTTCGGTTATTTTATCCTTACCCCGCTGATGGTGAATTTTTATTTTAACTATAAGCTGAGTGCGCAAATTGAGATCATCCCTACTTTTTCGGATTACCTGGAAAATGTGATCTATACTACCGTCGGGATCGGGGTGCTGTTCCAGCTGCCGCTCCTGGTATTACTGCTGGCCAAATCAGGGATCCTTACCGGCACCGTATTGAAAAAATACCGCCGGCATGCGTTTGTGGTCATTCTTATCGCGGCGGCCATCATTACACCTACAACAGATCCGTTCAGCCTGGCAGTGGTTACGGCTCCGTTGTACATTCTTTTTGAAGTGAGTGTGGCACTGGCCTCAAAGATCGAGCGAAGAAATAAACTGGAAAACCCACAGGAGTGGAGCTAA
- a CDS encoding hemolysin family protein yields the protein MEWQLLMWIVSLLFMIFFAGVEMAFFGASRLNIELKRKQGSLTGKLLGKFVDAPAIFWGTTVIGYITALTIFVLQTSEVLIPFWQKSGINSRPAQILLEITFNTLIILIFVEFIPRAVFRANSNTLLSRLAVIINFFLWLLYPVTAALFRLSNWILKYVFNVRLDKGKSPFDRNDLQFMFRDSRRALREETSTHLLENAQELANIKIRQSMVPRKEITAVDINAPVETLMAKFVETKRSRVIVYENNIDNILGFVHELDLFKKPRDIESILIPIIAVPESMTAVGLINKFSKESKSIAWVVDEFGGTAGIITMEDVLEELFGEIWDEYDTQQFVEKRIAEDEYIFSGRMELDHLENKYDFEFENKEDAETLSGYIINFYETIPAQKERIIIGDFEFDILGVNDTRIEMVKVKKLK from the coding sequence ATGGAATGGCAGCTATTAATGTGGATCGTTTCTTTGCTGTTCATGATCTTCTTTGCCGGAGTGGAAATGGCTTTTTTTGGCGCCAGCCGGCTGAATATTGAACTGAAAAGGAAACAGGGCAGTTTAACGGGAAAGTTGCTGGGTAAATTCGTGGATGCACCGGCAATCTTCTGGGGAACCACTGTGATCGGTTATATCACGGCACTTACCATTTTTGTATTGCAGACAAGCGAGGTACTGATACCTTTCTGGCAAAAAAGCGGTATCAATTCCCGGCCGGCACAGATCCTGCTGGAGATCACGTTCAATACGCTGATCATCCTCATATTTGTAGAATTCATTCCCAGAGCGGTTTTCCGGGCCAACAGCAATACCCTGCTCAGCCGCCTGGCAGTGATCATCAATTTCTTTTTATGGCTGCTGTACCCTGTTACGGCAGCATTATTCCGGCTCTCCAACTGGATCCTGAAATATGTGTTCAATGTGCGGCTGGACAAGGGCAAATCCCCTTTCGACCGGAACGACCTGCAATTCATGTTCCGCGACAGCCGCAGGGCCCTGAGGGAGGAAACGAGCACCCATTTGCTTGAAAATGCACAGGAACTGGCCAATATCAAAATACGCCAGAGCATGGTGCCAAGAAAGGAGATCACTGCGGTAGATATCAATGCCCCCGTTGAAACGCTGATGGCAAAATTTGTTGAAACGAAACGAAGCCGGGTTATTGTTTATGAAAACAATATTGACAATATCCTGGGGTTTGTGCATGAGCTGGACCTGTTTAAAAAACCCAGGGATATTGAGTCGATCCTCATCCCGATCATTGCGGTTCCGGAAAGCATGACGGCTGTGGGCCTGATCAATAAATTCAGCAAAGAATCGAAAAGTATTGCCTGGGTGGTGGATGAATTTGGTGGCACTGCAGGGATCATCACCATGGAAGATGTACTGGAAGAACTGTTTGGAGAGATCTGGGATGAATATGATACCCAGCAGTTTGTGGAAAAAAGGATCGCAGAGGACGAATATATTTTTTCCGGGCGGATGGAGCTGGACCACCTGGAAAACAAATACGACTTTGAATTTGAGAACAAGGAAGATGCCGAAACACTGTCCGGATACATCATCAACTTCTATGAAACCATTCCCGCACAGAAGGAGCGGATCATCATCGGTGATTTTGAATTTGATATCCTTGGGGTGAATGACACACGGATAGAGATGGTAAAAGTGAAAAAATTAAAATAG
- the gmk gene encoding guanylate kinase, translating to MYSPLASGSKEQHKIIILTAPSGAGKTSITHHLLKKIPQLAFSISAATREARAGEVNGRDYYFISVDEFTKKIKANEFIEWEMVYEGKYYGTLKSELHRLWKKNQYPLLDIDVKGAIHVQEQYPEESLSVFIEPPSVKELRRRLISRGSESEESLQTRLNKAEYELSFINHFNKVVVNDDLEEACAETEALVRKFLGIPL from the coding sequence TTGTATTCACCGTTAGCTTCCGGCTCCAAAGAGCAGCATAAAATTATTATTCTTACTGCTCCTTCAGGTGCCGGTAAAACATCCATCACCCACCACCTGTTGAAAAAGATCCCGCAGCTGGCCTTTTCTATTTCGGCCGCTACCCGGGAGGCCCGGGCCGGTGAGGTAAATGGCAGGGATTATTACTTTATCAGTGTGGATGAATTCACCAAAAAGATCAAGGCCAACGAGTTTATTGAATGGGAAATGGTTTATGAAGGAAAATACTATGGCACCCTGAAAAGCGAATTGCACCGGCTATGGAAAAAAAATCAGTACCCGCTGCTGGATATTGATGTAAAAGGCGCCATTCATGTACAGGAGCAATATCCAGAGGAAAGCCTGTCTGTTTTTATCGAACCCCCGTCTGTAAAAGAACTGAGAAGACGCCTGATCTCAAGAGGAAGTGAAAGCGAGGAGTCGCTGCAGACCCGCTTGAATAAGGCGGAATATGAGCTTTCCTTTATCAATCATTTTAATAAGGTGGTGGTAAATGACGATCTGGAGGAAGCCTGTGCGGAAACGGAGGCGTTGGTACGGAAATTCCTGGGTATCCCTTTGTAA
- a CDS encoding peptidylprolyl isomerase gives MKKRIQLFSVKGILTALSIFIAVAGMAQGQSQKVVVDKILGVVGDRIILQSDVSNAMQDMVRSGEKVSPEAPCMIMEQTMLSKILALQAERDSIPLTDEEVEAQLDLRVRNWIMQFGSQAELETIAGKTVYQLKDDSRPMIKEQMLGERMRNKVVSEVHITPTEVKAFFDKVPADSLPFLESEIEVGQISILPPASKDVEEYIYNEVMNYKKQIESGATTFEALAKRVSEDPGSKERGGTYEVNRSDKSTWDPVFLSTAFRLKAGEISLPVKSNRFGYFLIQQVSRRGDNAQIKMILRVPPVTETELSAAHTKLDSVRADIETSKISFKDAAYKYSDDENVKNYGPFVLNRDGSTYVTIDALDKDMVNTIKDMKVGEVSKPVNFTNDQGKKGVRLVYLKSRSEPHRLNMNDDYAKIAEMALNQKKNVELDKWLQKKIPTFYILVDKEATGGCPSLLKYQTTDNKGF, from the coding sequence ATGAAAAAAAGAATTCAGCTTTTTTCAGTAAAAGGAATCCTGACTGCTTTAAGTATTTTCATCGCCGTTGCGGGTATGGCTCAGGGCCAGTCGCAAAAGGTGGTTGTTGATAAGATATTAGGTGTGGTCGGCGACCGCATTATCCTGCAATCTGATGTCAGTAATGCCATGCAGGACATGGTCCGCAGCGGGGAAAAAGTATCTCCCGAAGCACCCTGTATGATCATGGAACAAACCATGCTTTCCAAGATCCTGGCCCTGCAGGCGGAGCGGGACTCGATACCGCTTACCGATGAAGAAGTAGAGGCCCAGCTGGACCTCCGGGTGCGGAACTGGATCATGCAGTTCGGGAGCCAGGCTGAACTGGAAACCATTGCGGGTAAAACCGTATACCAGCTGAAGGACGACAGCCGCCCGATGATCAAAGAACAGATGCTCGGGGAGCGGATGCGGAATAAGGTGGTAAGCGAAGTGCACATCACACCCACGGAAGTAAAAGCCTTTTTTGATAAAGTACCTGCTGACAGTCTGCCCTTTCTTGAGTCGGAAATAGAAGTAGGACAGATCTCTATACTGCCGCCGGCATCCAAGGATGTGGAGGAATATATTTATAATGAAGTGATGAATTATAAAAAGCAGATCGAGTCCGGCGCTACCACTTTTGAGGCATTGGCCAAGCGTGTTTCGGAAGATCCGGGAAGCAAGGAGCGCGGAGGAACCTATGAGGTGAACCGTTCGGACAAGTCGACCTGGGACCCTGTTTTCCTTTCCACAGCATTCCGCTTAAAGGCTGGTGAGATCTCGCTTCCGGTGAAGTCTAACCGTTTTGGTTACTTCCTGATCCAGCAGGTAAGCCGCCGCGGGGATAATGCCCAGATCAAAATGATCCTCCGGGTGCCGCCGGTTACCGAAACCGAACTCAGCGCGGCACACACAAAGCTGGATTCGGTGCGTGCAGATATCGAGACCAGTAAGATCAGTTTTAAGGATGCCGCCTATAAATACAGCGACGATGAGAATGTGAAGAACTATGGTCCTTTTGTGCTGAACAGGGATGGATCCACTTATGTGACCATCGACGCCCTGGATAAGGACATGGTGAACACGATAAAGGACATGAAAGTAGGTGAGGTTTCCAAACCGGTGAATTTTACCAACGACCAGGGTAAGAAAGGTGTACGGCTGGTTTACCTCAAGTCCCGTTCGGAGCCGCACCGGCTGAACATGAATGACGACTATGCCAAAATAGCGGAAATGGCGTTGAATCAAAAGAAAAATGTAGAGCTCGATAAATGGCTTCAGAAAAAGATCCCTACCTTCTACATTCTTGTGGATAAAGAAGCTACCGGCGGCTGCCCCAGTCTTTTAAAATACCAGACAACCGATAACAAGGGGTTTTAG
- the infB gene encoding translation initiation factor IF-2 → MAEKKLPRLLQAAKEFNIGQDTLVEFLVGKGFEKDELKPSSKLTDAMYVALQQGFHSDKAAKIISDQVDLPKGLGGEGKKRREEEEPAKPVRQATKEEPPVAEAAAPVTEEEVPQQTAEVPKPVNEAPAAEPEPVVPAAETPKKEEEEKEAPVSKVQAPDIGGPKIISKIDLSAIDFSTRPKKAAKKEAPAAEQPQQKAEVPAEVKPEPAQPPVEEKAPVKETPPPVEEEKPAEIQISNIQAEKIEGPKILGKIQLPVDSDTRPKRDEKRKRKRIPIEKKEVKADPDQRRTQGGGQQKQDGRSGGHHQHGGGGHHGKGGFRDRHRPHREEKQIDEKEIQEKIRETQAKLSGGGGNKQKSMRAKARRDKRNEAAEAMEEEGVDKTLRVTEFISVSELASLMDVSFADVISKCMSLGIMVSINQRLDAEVIELVASEFGFDVSFIDMEQQMEMEEEADDEDDEADLVPRSPIVTIMGHVDHGKTSLLDYIRNANVVAGEAGGITQHIGAYRVKVADGKEITFLDTPGHEAFTAMRARGAKVTDIAVIVVAADDAVMPQTKEAISHAQAAGVPMIFAVNKIDKDGANPQKIYEQLSQMNILVEEWGGKFQSQELSAKQGLNVDKLLEKILLEAELLDLKANPDREATGTIIEATLDKGRGYVATLLVENGTLHPGDLIVSGQYFGRVKAMFNERNKREDAAGPSAPAVVLGLNGAPQAGEKFKVYEEEAEAKSIANRRSQILREQGMRTKKHITLDEIGRRLALGNFKELNVIIKGDVDGSVEALSDSLQKLSTEEILVNVIHKGVGQINESDIVLAEASDAIVIAFNVRPSQQASQLAGNAGIEIKMYSIIYTAIDEVKSAMEGMLEPTMKEKIVGNVEIREVFKFDKAVVAGCYVLEGRIKRDNKVRLIRDGIVIYPTGENAVAELGSLKRFKDDAKEVLMGMECGLTVKNYNDIRVGDVVEAYELEEVKRTL, encoded by the coding sequence ATGGCAGAAAAGAAACTTCCAAGATTATTACAAGCGGCTAAGGAATTTAACATTGGCCAGGATACACTTGTTGAGTTCTTAGTGGGTAAAGGGTTTGAAAAAGATGAGCTGAAACCCTCCTCTAAGCTGACAGATGCAATGTATGTGGCGCTGCAGCAGGGATTTCATAGCGATAAGGCCGCGAAAATTATCAGCGACCAGGTAGATTTACCGAAAGGATTGGGTGGCGAAGGCAAAAAGCGTCGTGAGGAGGAAGAACCGGCTAAACCCGTCCGCCAGGCAACAAAAGAAGAACCACCTGTGGCTGAAGCGGCAGCACCTGTTACAGAAGAGGAGGTTCCACAGCAAACAGCTGAAGTACCGAAGCCGGTGAATGAAGCGCCTGCTGCAGAACCGGAACCTGTTGTGCCGGCTGCGGAAACACCCAAAAAGGAGGAAGAAGAAAAAGAAGCGCCTGTATCCAAGGTACAGGCTCCGGATATCGGAGGGCCAAAGATCATCAGCAAGATCGATCTTTCGGCGATCGATTTTTCGACCCGCCCCAAAAAAGCGGCAAAAAAAGAAGCGCCTGCGGCAGAACAGCCACAGCAGAAAGCAGAAGTGCCTGCTGAAGTGAAGCCCGAACCCGCACAGCCTCCCGTTGAGGAAAAGGCACCGGTTAAGGAAACGCCCCCTCCGGTGGAAGAAGAAAAGCCTGCGGAGATCCAGATCTCCAATATCCAGGCAGAAAAAATTGAAGGACCTAAGATCCTGGGCAAAATTCAGCTGCCGGTAGATAGCGATACCCGTCCGAAGCGGGACGAGAAGCGGAAGCGGAAACGTATCCCGATCGAAAAGAAAGAAGTAAAAGCCGACCCCGACCAGCGCAGAACGCAGGGCGGTGGCCAGCAGAAGCAGGATGGCCGGAGCGGTGGTCACCACCAGCACGGCGGCGGAGGGCATCATGGTAAAGGCGGTTTCAGAGACCGTCACCGTCCGCACCGCGAAGAGAAGCAGATTGATGAGAAAGAGATCCAGGAAAAAATACGTGAAACCCAGGCCAAGCTGAGCGGCGGCGGTGGTAATAAACAGAAAAGCATGCGGGCGAAAGCGCGCAGGGATAAGCGGAATGAGGCTGCCGAAGCGATGGAGGAAGAAGGCGTTGATAAAACATTACGGGTAACCGAATTTATCAGCGTAAGTGAACTGGCGAGCCTGATGGATGTGAGTTTTGCAGATGTGATCAGCAAATGTATGAGCCTGGGAATCATGGTGTCGATCAACCAGCGCCTGGATGCGGAAGTGATCGAGCTGGTGGCGAGTGAATTCGGATTTGATGTGTCCTTTATTGATATGGAGCAGCAGATGGAGATGGAAGAGGAAGCGGATGACGAGGATGATGAAGCCGACCTGGTTCCGAGAAGTCCGATCGTTACGATCATGGGACACGTTGACCATGGTAAGACCTCGCTGCTGGATTATATCCGGAATGCCAATGTGGTAGCCGGTGAGGCCGGAGGGATCACACAGCACATCGGTGCCTACCGGGTAAAGGTGGCCGACGGAAAAGAAATCACCTTCCTGGATACACCGGGACACGAGGCCTTTACCGCCATGCGTGCCCGTGGTGCGAAGGTTACGGATATAGCAGTGATCGTGGTGGCTGCCGATGATGCGGTGATGCCGCAGACAAAAGAGGCGATCAGCCACGCACAGGCTGCAGGTGTGCCTATGATCTTTGCGGTCAACAAGATCGATAAAGATGGCGCCAACCCACAAAAGATCTATGAGCAGCTGTCGCAGATGAACATCCTGGTGGAAGAATGGGGCGGTAAGTTCCAGAGCCAGGAACTGAGTGCCAAGCAGGGGCTTAATGTAGATAAGCTGCTGGAAAAAATATTGCTGGAAGCAGAATTGCTTGATCTGAAAGCAAACCCCGACCGGGAAGCTACCGGTACTATTATTGAAGCAACGCTGGATAAGGGTCGTGGTTATGTGGCCACACTCCTTGTGGAGAATGGTACCCTGCACCCGGGTGATCTGATCGTAAGTGGTCAGTACTTCGGCCGGGTTAAGGCGATGTTCAACGAGCGGAACAAACGAGAAGACGCTGCGGGCCCTTCGGCTCCGGCGGTTGTGTTGGGTCTGAACGGTGCTCCGCAGGCAGGTGAGAAATTCAAGGTATATGAAGAGGAAGCGGAGGCCAAGAGCATTGCCAACCGCCGCTCCCAGATCCTGCGTGAGCAGGGCATGCGTACCAAGAAACACATTACCCTGGATGAGATCGGCCGCCGTCTGGCACTGGGTAACTTTAAGGAACTGAATGTGATCATCAAAGGGGACGTGGATGGTTCTGTAGAGGCGCTGAGCGACTCACTGCAGAAACTTTCTACCGAAGAAATCCTGGTAAATGTGATCCATAAAGGGGTAGGACAGATCAATGAAAGTGATATCGTACTTGCGGAAGCCTCCGATGCGATCGTGATCGCCTTTAACGTACGTCCATCCCAGCAGGCATCCCAGCTGGCTGGCAATGCCGGCATCGAAATCAAGATGTACTCCATTATCTATACCGCCATCGATGAGGTGAAGAGCGCTATGGAGGGCATGCTGGAGCCTACCATGAAGGAAAAAATTGTGGGGAACGTGGAAATCCGTGAGGTGTTCAAATTTGATAAGGCCGTGGTGGCAGGATGTTATGTGCTGGAAGGCCGCATCAAACGCGACAATAAAGTGCGTCTGATCCGGGATGGTATCGTGATCTATCCTACCGGCGAAAATGCGGTGGCAGAACTGGGATCGCTGAAGCGGTTTAAAGATGATGCCAAGGAAGTGCTGATGGGTATGGAGTGCGGTTTAACCGTTAAGAACTACAATGATATCCGGGTAGGGGATGTGGTGGAAGCTTACGAGCTGGAAGAAGTGAAACGAACATTGTAA